A segment of the Ipomoea triloba cultivar NCNSP0323 chromosome 1, ASM357664v1 genome:
gaacacatacgctctcaaatcaagcaagtcaaggcgggaaacatccttgacagaaatggttTCAttgctcactcgacgaacccaacaatggcggagaaagtcctgaagaagttcgagaaggcaggactaatgaagtatatgacgcatgactaccgaaccattcacgacctcgacttcaccgaatggttcgctaatgctaaggtcacgaagggcaagattgaaagcagATTCAACGAGATTGACATTACGACCGCCGTCGGTGACCTAAGGGCAGCATTCGATTTTGCCGCATCAGAGGAGGCAGCAAAGTACCTCTCGGATTAcaacttggacaagcaagctttttgggacaaaatctgattggagactgcaccgcccagagcaacctctgccctccgcaagttccacttGAAGGAGAAGTTTGCCATTGCCACCGACCTCATCATGAAGTTCAttctcggcaaggtgtccggaaccgatgagatcaatctagacattctcaaaatcctccatgctatctggaacaacaaccaaatggactgggcgcacataatcttcaacttcctcaaacAGCAAGTGCAGGGCTCAGTCTCAAACACCAatctgtcgatcagtaaaaaggttggtttcggttttgttgttcaatatttacTCAGTTTAAAGGGCTTACAgttgagggaagggagagagattcatcgaaatacctatatgggtaggacgaaatctcaagctccaaagtctaAGGGTATTAatattgcaccctctccctcgaaacctaagggaaagggcaaaaggaaagcccaaactgTGGAGGAAaactctgatgatgaacctcttgGTACACTGATCAAGAGGATTGTTCTGCCAAAGAGagctaagaaagccaaatctgctcaacttggaatatcatcctgatattcaaaacagcgagaaaaacacatcttagtgtttgagagagttacaaagcttaaactgctatacatctagaaggtgaccgaagctgctctacatcgaagttgattcaacgatagcttttggtcagattggagcttgttacactcaactgtgacaaccaaaggtccttgctttggattaagcaagaagaggcggagtaacctggcagctgtctagtgaagatcctgaggcttgaggcgagcttggtgatcaaagctcaagtgctcgataggtggagtaacaagaagcgggacgaaaaacctgaggcttgaggcgggcttcgtgatcaaagctcaagcgctcgatattgtactaaaaagggaagttttagtgcaatccttccagggagtttctggaagaagagtggacgtaggcgggttggccgaaccacttaaaaatctctctcgcatttactttctgcttttatctttcgctatctaactctcgaattgcactgcatataaccgcacctctcgaactaactcaaactcgtgctaactaaaaggggataacttttccgctgcgcataaaactttgtcttcatcttgtgaggtatcggacctaaacatcctaagtccaatacacacgagaagtcgaaaaagatttgcaaaatcttatacaagtctattcacccccccctctagacttgtaccccatccccttgggaccaacacttcCTTGCGCTCCGAGCTGTGGTATGGGCCTTTGTAGGGGTTCGAACCAGAGACCTCTCACCCGCGGGTCTATCCGCTGCCATGTTGGACCGACAGACTGACCGGTGCATGCCCGCCACGCGTCTTACATGCCGTTAGACCGGAACCCTGGCTGGAGCCACTATAAAAATCGCATTTAATGCAGTAGagaggacttttggctatttcttctaatacagtagctaaagagaccgggaacctctgacccactgtcacgtagctcgGTCTCCCCTAGGGTATTCTACCTTATACCCGATCTAATATAAATACAGTATTCTGTTCCGTATTTTGCTGTAtcacatataaaatgaaactgaataacagtttcacatttttgagtgtatattgtccaatgaaactgtagttatatcgaaatgatattgtagttgtgttgaaaggaaatggtagtgtattataaaagaaactgcagttgtgttgaaaaagaaactgaataacagtttcacatatttgagtgtataatgtcgaatgaaagtGCAATTATATCGAAAatgaattgcagttgtgttgaaaggtaactgcagtgtatataaattgaAAGTTAACGGCGCGGAATGGAGGTCATTTCaaccgtttgttttcattaatcaaaacgatgttTTGATGCATGATCCACAATTCATTGTGGGATGTgatccatagtaaaatttgggCCAACAAACAGAGTAgagtaaaataattaaaatgagtAGATTTCAAAGTGGGCATATCCTTTTTTGTATATCCGCATTTGACCCTGTTTGTTATGTCATTGGTTACCATGATTTATCTCCTCCTACATGATTAATAGAATTACCATGATTTATCTCCTCTCATATGCTTTATTGATCCGGGTGAGACGATTCAATTTTTTGGGAGAAAAAGggtaaaaagaattaaaatttagATAATTTACCTTGAAAAACTATATCATTACACTCTGCACTGTATATTTATAACATTACTGCGTATTTATCACGTTGTTAGTGAagtaaatttgtttgtttatttaccACCTTTGCCTCGATTCTATAAAACCTCAGATTTAAATGAGAAAGTCGTCCCCTACCCCCACACCCTCTCTCTGTGCTCTNggcttgaggcgggcttggtgatcaaagctcaagtgctcgataggtggagtaacaagaagcgggacgaaaaacctgaggcttgaggcgggcttcgtgatcaaagctcaagcgctcgatattgtactaaaaagggaagttttagtgcaatccttccagggagtttctggaagaagagtggacgtaggcgggttggccgaaccacttaaaaatctctctcgcatttactttctgcttttatctttcgctatctaactctcgaattgcactgcatataaccgcacctctcgaactaactcaaactcgtgctaactaaaaggggataacttttccgctgcgcataaaactttgtcttcatcttgtgaggtatcggacctaaacatcctaagtccaatacacacgagaagtcgaaaaagatttgcaaaatcttatacaagtctattcacccccccctctagacttgtaccccatccccttgggaccaacacttcCTTGCGCTCCGAGCTGTGGTATGGGCCTTTGTAGGGGTTCGAACCAGAGACCTCTCACCCGCGGGTCTATCCGCTGCCATGTTGGACCGACAGACTGACCGGTGCATGCCCGCCACGCGTCTTACATGCCGTTAGACCGGAACCCTGGCTGGAGCCACTATAAAAATCGCATTTAATGCAGTAGagaggacttttggctatttcttctaatacagtagctaaagagaccgggaacctctgacccactgtcacgtagctcgGTCTCCCCTAGGGTATTCTACCTTATACCCGATCTAATATAAATACAGTATTCTGTTCCGTATTTTGCTGTAtcacatataaaatgaaactgaataacagtttcacatttttgagtgtatattgtccaatgaaactgtagttatatcgaaatgatattgtagttgtgttgaaaggaaatggtagtgtattataaaagaaactgcagttgtgttgaaaaagaaactgaataacagtttcacatatttgagtgtataatgtcgaatgaaagtGCAATTATATCGAAAatgaattgcagttgtgttgaaaggtaactgcagtgtatataaattgaAAGTTAACGGCGCGGAATGGAGGTCATTTCaaccgtttgttttcattaatcaaaacgatgttTTGATGCATGATCCACAATTCATTGTGGGATGTgatccatagtaaaatttgggCCAACAAACAGAGTAgagtaaaataattaaaatgagtAGATTTCAAAGTGGGCATATCCTTTTTTGTATATCCGCATTTGACCCTGTTTGTTATGTCATTGGTTACCATGATTTATCTCCTCCTACATGATTAATAGAATTACCATGATTTATCTCCTCTCATATGCTTTATTGATCCGGGTGAGACGATTCAATTTTTTGGGAGAAAAAGggtaaaaagaattaaaatttagATAATTTACCTTGAAAAACTATATCATTACACTCTGCACTGTATATTTATAACATTACTGCGTATTTATCACGTTGTTAGTGAagtaaatttgtttgtttatttaccACCTTTGCCTCGATTCTATAAAACCTCAGATTTAAATGAGAAAGTCGTCCCCTACCCCCACACCCTCTCTCTGTGCTCTTTTTTTGTACATGTTCCCCACCCTCAAAATCTCtgttaaagaagaaaaagttaaGTTGAAGCCtcttcaacaaattaaagcagaCCACTGTATCTTCTATGCTGCTCAGAAGCTCAAACTCTTGAGGTGGAAAGGCCATTTTGATTCAATTATTGCCTGAAATTAGTTCAGTCTGAGATTTTGTTGCCATGGCAGCTCAGAAGCAGTATCTGCATGAGCTTCTGAGAGAAGACCAACAGCCTTTCCACCTCAAGAGTTACATTTCTGACAGGAAAAGTCAGCTCAAGTTGATGATGGGAGATGACAGCAGCCACAGCCTTGTTCATGTCGGAACAAGGAAATCGTTTGTTGAAACTTTAACTTTGAAGCAGAGGAGTCTGTGTAAACGTGGTTGTTTATTCTCCTTCCGAGGCTCGCCGGAGGTGGGTTTTCCGTCTCCGGCGTCGGCCAAGACCCAGAACGGGAGAGTTTTGCTTCACGTTCCGGCGAGGACGGCGGCGCTGCTCCTGGAGGCGGCAACGAGGATTCAGGGGCCGAGGATCAAGAATTGCGGGTTAGGATTGTTTGGGTCGGTTTTGAAGAGATTAAAGGAGCGGAATAGCAAGAAGAAAATGCGTGAGGTTAAGAACATTGAAGAGCAGCATGAAGTGGGATTTCCCTGCGCTTATAATCACAGACGCCGGCGGCGGCTGAGCAGCGCCGGCTGGTCTGATGAGAGCAACGACGACGAAAAGTCtttggatttggatttggatttggaGGCTTCCAGTAGCTTCCGCTCCGAGGATTTTGAAGAAATTGCTGACAGCCCTTTCCGGTTTTCCCTCCATAGATGCCCTTCTCCCGATCTCCGCACGCCGGAATTCTCATCTCCGGCGGCTTCTCCAGGTCTTCACAAAACACAGGTTTGCCTTTCTAATTACCCCGTATTTACCACTACCTATTATACGGTAACTTTTAGTACGATCATATGTTCTTTGGgaacaatatatattatgatagaattataAGTTCTATTTGGAAAATTCTTTTGGTGTGTCATATTTACCTTTTTAAAAAGgtaaagaataatatatttttaagtaattagaaaaatatgcaaTCCAGAATATACAAGAGGTAAAATTTGCATTGGTGTATAATAATTGTTCAACTACTAAGggcaaaataatatattttgattgtGTTAAAAGATAAGAGTTTTgaaagaagatatatatatatatatatatatatatatatatatatatatgattttttgaaTTAATGACTGTTTTGGTGCTTGGACTATATCGTAATTATCAAATCGGttcttaattataaattttgaccAATTAAATTCTCGACAATTGATTTTGAAACTGATTTGGTCCTCTTTAATTACCAATATGGTCTTCCATCAGTTTGACGGAAGACCAAATTAGTTACGAAATCAATAGTTAAGAattaaattgttcaaaattgatagttgaaggCCAATTTGATAATTACGGCATAATCGAGGGACCAAAACagtgattaattttaatttttttttaaaaagaaaaattgtgtttttctttt
Coding sequences within it:
- the LOC116020127 gene encoding uncharacterized protein LOC116020127; the protein is MAAQKQYLHELLREDQQPFHLKSYISDRKSQLKLMMGDDSSHSLVHVGTRKSFVETLTLKQRSLCKRGCLFSFRGSPEVGFPSPASAKTQNGRVLLHVPARTAALLLEAATRIQGPRIKNCGLGLFGSVLKRLKERNSKKKMREVKNIEEQHEVGFPCAYNHRRRRRLSSAGWSDESNDDEKSLDLDLDLEASSSFRSEDFEEIADSPFRFSLHRCPSPDLRTPEFSSPAASPGLHKTQNKENCEDEDLENAKQKEEDNKEQCSPVSVLDHSFEDDNFKADEDDEDDHDPECSYSTLQKAQQELLYKLHRFEQLAELDPIELEKLMFDEEEEEEEDVKERVICCRDGEINPYTTLQVSSQRSEENTEINDDLNNRKVVFGKVYNRVDFCRMGFEEWKNCRHQQAEEIAMEIEVVMFGVLVEELSQELSGS